The Cucumis melo cultivar AY chromosome 6, USDA_Cmelo_AY_1.0, whole genome shotgun sequence genome includes a region encoding these proteins:
- the MPG2 gene encoding polygalacturonase-like precursor, which translates to MALHTTTSFLLSSLLLLPIMFFNLTAFADPITFDILNFGDKLESFAAPITFNVVDFGAKPNNIKIDSSKAFESAWKQACSSSRAATIYVPKAKFYIYSATFKGPCKNNVITLQMDGTLVAPPNFHLTAQSKTWIIFRQVNGVTVLGGVIDGQGSELWACKHSGKTCPRGTTSLQFTNSQNIVISGLTSLNSQIYHIVINKCRNVRMERLNIYAPANSPNTDGIDLEETSYVTILDSNIGTGDDCISVGPGTSNVLIQNIYCGPGHGISIGSLGRKERENGVQNVTVQSCRLKKTQNGVRIKSWGRPSTGFATNIRFQHITMTDVKNPIVINQNYCPHNQGCPGKESGIKISDVTYKSIYGTSASLVAIKLDCSPKFPCKGIVLENVQLTYKNGNAKASCINAQGSTVDMVEPMGCFEEFLSSI; encoded by the exons ATGGCTCTTCATACAAcaacttcttttcttctctcatCACTACTACTACTACCCATTATGTTCTTCAATTTAACTGCTTTTGCCGATCCGATAACATTCGACATTCTCAATTTTGGAGACAAACTTGAATCCTTTGCCGCTCCGATAACATTCAACGTTGTCGATTTCGGGGCAAAACCTAACAACATAAAAATCGACTCATCCAAGGCCTTCGAATCCGCATGGAAGCAGGCTTGTAGCTCTTCTAGAGCAGCTACCATTTATGTGCCTAAGGCCAAATTCTACATTTATAGTGCAACTTTTAAAGGGCCATGCAAAAATAATGTCATTACTTTACAAATGGATGGCACTCTGGTGGCTCCCCCAAATTTCCATCTCACTGCCCAATCTAAAACTTGGATCATTTTTCGTCAGGTTAATGGAGTTACTGTGTTGGGCGGTGTTATTGATGGTCAAGGAAGTGAACTTTGGGCTTGCAAACACTCTGGCAAGACATGCCCTCGTGGAACCACA TCACTACAATTTACCAATTCACAAAACATAGTGATCAGTGGATTAACATCACTGAATAGCCAAATATATCACATAGTCATAAATAAATGCCGTAATGTAAGAATGGAAAGACTAAACATCTATGCCCCTGCCAATAGTCCAAATACTGATGGAATTGATTTAGAAGAAACATCTTATGTGACCATCCTCGACTCTAATATCGGCACCGGTGACGACTGCATTTCAGTAGGCCCTGGCACCTCTAACGTGTTGATCCAGAATATTTATTGTGGACCTGGCCATGGAATTAG CATTGGAAGTTTAGGaagaaaggagagagagaatgGGGTCCAGAATGTGACGGTTCAGTCATGTAGACtcaaaaaaactcaaaatggaGTGAGAATAAAAAGTTGGGGAAGGCCCAGTACTGGATTTGCAACAAACATTCGTTTTCAACATATCACAATGACTGATGTCAAAAACCCTATCGTCATCAATCAAAATTATTGTCCCCATAATCAAGGTTGCCCTGGAAAG GAATCTGGAATTAAAATTAGCGATGTGACGTACAAATCAATTTACGGGACATCGGCGTCGTTGGTGGCCATCAAATTGGATTGTAGCCCCAAATTTCCATGCAAGGGAATAGTGTTGGAGAATGTTCAACTAACCTACAAGAATGGAAATGCCAAAGCTTCATGTATCAACGCTCAAGGCTCTACTGTTGACATGGTTGAGCCCATGGGTTGCTTTGAAGAATTTTTAAGCTCTATATAA